The Amphiura filiformis chromosome 15, Afil_fr2py, whole genome shotgun sequence region CAAGAGCAGCTGCGTTCAAGTTTGTCTCTGGTTCCCAAGTGTTTCTTGATTTTGGAAAATCTCGCCACTTTATGAGATATTCTAGACGCCCATTTCTATAGCGTCCTCTGATAATATGCTCAATCACATATTCAGGAGTTTTATCCTGAACTGGTGGCAGACCTGGAATGATTGGAACCTTTGTTTTCTCAGATTCTTGTGTGGccaaaagaggaagaaaagagtCCTCAGGACAATCGTCTAGAACAAGTCCTGGAATTGGATCTCTTTGTTCTAAATCGGTTGGTTCAGTATCATTGCTTGGTCGGACATACCTATCATATGCAAATTTCATACGATTGACGTTGATTGGTGTAGTAATCAATTTGTTGTTTTCTAGATTACGTACACGGAAATTGACTGGACCTGTTTGTTCAACAAGCAGGTGAGGACCCGACCAGAATTTCTGAAGTTTGCGTGAAAGTCCTTGCTGCAATGCAGGAATATATATCCATACTGAGTCTCCAACTTGATAAGGAACTTCCGTTGCACTCTCAGCGAAACTttctttcatcttgttttgattttgctctGCGTGACGTTGTGAGATCTTCCTTACAAGTTCCAATTGAGAGATTAAATGATGAATGTGCTCTCTGAGATTCTGTTCTGCATAATTGCAGTCTGACGTGAGCGTTACATCTAAAGGAAGTCTCGCTTCTCTACCATACAAAAGAAAGAACGGACTGAAACCAACGGAGTTTTCAGCAGGAGTTGTACGGTATGCAAACTGTATGGCTGTGATATATTGATCCCAATCAGTATGGAATTCATTTACATAGTGTGAAATGGTGTCTAAAATTACAGCATTGTACCGCTCTTGTATCGCGTTGCATTGTGGGTGATAACTTGAGGTATTCAATTTCTGTGTTCGCATGATTCGACACACTTCCAAAACGATCTTGCTCAGAAAATTTGTTCCTCTATCGCTTAATAACGTTTCTGGACAACCGTGGACACATATGACATTATCGAAAAATGCTCTTGCTATTGTTGAAGCATTTGTTACtttcaaaggtaccaaaatggCCACCTGGTGCAGTGATCCGTAAAGCAAAGAACATAACGGTTGCCAGAGGTTGTAATTGGTAAAGGTCCTAAAATATCAACACTAACGCGTTGGAAAGCACCTGGTActttcatgatttgcattgggGCGATAACTTTGTGCCTATGCGTTTTGCGTTGAGAACAGGATATGCAAGATCTAACCCAGTTATCTACATCACGATACATCCCTTTCCAGAAGTACCGCTGACGAATTTTGCTGTAAGTTCTTTGAAATCCAAAATGTGCAGCTAACACGTGATCATGGCAGTTGTTCAGAACTGTATCAACAAAAGTAATTGGAACATACAACTGATAAGTATTCCTTTCTGGCATGTGCCTCTTTGCTGGAGTAtgccaaatgtgatataataatCCTTCATGGACATAATATTGATCAGCCTGTAACAACAGATTTCTAGCTTTAAGAGCATCATCTGGCAATTTGTCGTGCTCTAGAAAATTCAACATAGAACTAGCAAAAGTATCGGTCAGCAGTGCATCTTTAAACCCTTGTAAATTGATTTCAGCTGGAAGAGTCGGTACATCTTTGTTTTCCACCTTTTTGTCATTCCCAACACGTTTACCATATTGATAACGTATATTTTTGACAACATTCACTTCAGGTTTTGTGTCACTTCTAACATAACTAGCTACATTGTCATCAGGCAGCTCAGACAAGACGTCCTCCGAAATCTTGTCTAAGTCTGAACCTATCCATACATTGTTTAATTCTTCAGAATTTTGTGAATCAGACTTACAATGGTTACAATCGACACAAGTGTTTAGAGAGTCATAGTTTAACCTACTAAGTGCAACAGCGTTACCATTATTGCGTCCCCTGACatgtactacatcaaatgtatatGCTTGAAGTTTATTTGCCCACCTAGCTAAATGACcaattgtttgtttcttgctgaaaagccatttcagtgcacaatgatctgtgactactgtaaattttacaccaTGTTGTAGATATGGGGCATATTTTTTGGCTCCTTCAACAACTGCCAAGGCCTCTAATTATGTGGTCGTGTAATTCTTCTCACCTTTGTGCAAAGCTCTACCACCATAAGATATGACTCGTTCTTTTCCATCTTGATTCTGAGCCAAAATGAATCCTAACCCTACGCCACTGGCATCGGTTTGTAAAATGAATTCCGTGCCATCAAATCTAGGATAGGCCAAAATTGGTGGTTCTTGCAACTTTTGTTTGAGTGTTTCAAAAGCAGTTTTGCACTTTTCATCCCAAACGAAGTGCACTTCTTTTCTCGTTAAATTGGTGAGAGGTTCTGCAATCTTACAAAAATCTTTGATGTATTTTCTGTAGTACCCTAcaaaacccaaaaatgacctgaccTCAGAGACCTTGGTAGGTGGGGGATACTCCTTTACAATTTTGACTTTGTCAGGATCTGTCGCAACACCATTTTCACTCACTATATGACCTAAGTATCTCACttctttctgaccaaatgaacatttctttggctgtagttttagaccagcttgacgaaaacggtcaaacacttgttttagatgacacaaatgctcagaaaatgaattactgaaaatgatgacgtcatcaagatAACATAGAACAAACTGCCAGTTAAGACCTCTCAAAACTTCTTGCATAGCGCGTTGAAATGTCGCAGGAGCGTTATGAAGGCCAAatggcattctttggaattcaaaTAGACCATCTTGTGTCACAAAAGCGGTGAGAGGTTTTGAACTCTCTTCTAAGCCTATTTACCAATAACCTGAAGCAAGGTCTAAAGTTGAGAAGTATTTGGGTTTGGCAGCGCCTAAGCTATCTAGTGCGTCGTTAATGTTTGGCAAAGGAAAATTGTCACGTGGACAAATAtcattcaatttcttgaaatttatcgcaaatctataagaacctggagaaccagccttgggtaccatacatac contains the following coding sequences:
- the LOC140170698 gene encoding uncharacterized protein is translated as MRTQKLNTSSYHPQCNAIQERYNAVILDTISHYVNEFHTDWDQYITAIQFAYRTTPAENSVGFSPFFLLYGREARLPLDVTLTSDCNYAEQNLREHIHHLISQLELVRKISQRHAEQNQNKMKESFAESATEVPYQVGDSVWIYIPALQQGLSRKLQKFWSGPHLLVEQTGPVNFRVRNLENNKLITTPINVNRMKFAYDRYVRPSNDTEPTDLEQRDPIPGLVLDDCPEDSFLPLLATQESEKTKVPIIPGLPPVQDKTPEYVIEHIIRGRYRNGRLEYLIKWRDFPKSRNTWEPETNLNAAALESLKTNPVKITGKL